From Triticum aestivum cultivar Chinese Spring chromosome 4A, IWGSC CS RefSeq v2.1, whole genome shotgun sequence, a single genomic window includes:
- the LOC123084136 gene encoding ABC transporter G family member 45-like has translation MSGVRLKFSPTLEVEKELHLFISLGVAGPKVEVRFEDLAVEAHVRIGRRELPTLLNCAVNAAQDLVSFFHMYSRRKGAIKIINEASGKIRPSRMTLLLGAPGSGKTTFLKALAGKLDSSLKRKGKITYNEEEVNCSTPQHMHAYISQYDLHHAEMTVRETIDFSSNMLGTINEFVPVFGMLNVEMMGQSVRRKQGELNEVEPNLDSFIKATTFGERTNLTMNYIIKILGLSECADILVGDEMRRGISGGQKKRATIG, from the exons ATGAGTGGAGTGAGGCTAAAATTTAGTCCCACATTGGAAGTTGAGaaagagttgcacctctttataag TCTGGGAGTCGCCGGGCCCAAGGTGGAGGTGCGGTTCGAGGATCTCGCCGTGGAGGCACACGTCCGCATCGGCCGCCGGGAGCTGCCGACGCTGCTCAACTGCGCCGTCAACGCCGCACAG GATTTGGTGTCATTTTTTCATATGTATTCTAGAAGGAAAGGAGCAATCAAAATCATAAATGAAGCAAGCGGCAAAATTCGACCATCAAG GATGACACTTCTTCTCGGAGCGCCCGGTTCTGGGAAGACAACATTTTTGAAGGCATTGGCAGGAAAGTTGGATTCATCCCTAAAG CGCAAAGGAAAGATCACATACAATGAAGAAGAAGTGAATTGCTCAACACCTCAACACATGCATGCTTACATTAGCCAGTATGATCTTCACCATGCTGAGATGACTGTCAGAGAGACAATTGATTTCTCATCCAATATGTTGGGAACCATTAACGAATTTG TTCCTGTATTTGGAATGTTAAACGTAGAGATGATGGGACAATCAGTAAGAAGAAAGCAGGGTGAGCTCAATGAAGTGGAACCAAATCTTGACTCATTTATTAAG GCTACGACATTTGGAGAACGAACTAACCTTACAATGAACTATATTATCAAG ATACTTGGTTTGTCTGAGTGTGCTGATATCCTAGTGGGGGATGAGATGAGAAGAGGCATATCGGGAGGACAAAAGAAAAGGGCAACAATTGGTTAG